TTTTTTCTCCTTCATATTTCAAATAAGGCAATACCTCGGGCTCCTGAATTGGGCCCGCGACCTTAAAGGGCTCCAAAGCTTCCAAAGTAACAATCCATGGTGACATGGAGGACCCAAAACTCTTTCCTAAAAACGGACCTAATGGAACGTATTCCCATTTTTGAATATCCCTGGCCGACCAATCGTTAAATAGAACCAAGCCAAAAATATAATCATCCGCTTGGGAAGTCGAAACCGATTCGCCAAGGTTTGTATTTTTAGCCGTAATGAAGCCCATTTCCAATTCGAAATCCAATTTACTGCTGGCCTCAAACACTGGTGCAGAAGCATTCTTCGGTAAAATTTGACCTTTTGGTCTTTTAATAGGAGTTCCACTTACCACAATGGATGATGCCCTACCATGGTATCCAACAGGAATATGTCTCCAGTTAGGTAAGAGGGCATTCTCCGGATCGCGGAACATTTTTCCTACATTGGTGGCATGTTCAATGCTAGAATAGAAATCCGTATAATCCCCAATATGAACCGGCAAATGCATCTGTGCCTTGTCCTGTGGTATAAATAATTCTGGTAAATCCTTTAATGGTGAATCCTTTTGAACCAATAGACTTTGAACGTCCAATCGGACATTTTTAGTGATATGCTTTCCGAGCGCTATAAACTCGTTGAGTGTTTCCTGTTTTAACACCGATGGACTAACTGCAATGATTTCCTTCTCGGCAAGGGCAGCTAAATCTAAAATGGAATCACCTATGGCAACACCTGCTCTTGGCGAACTATTTTCAGTCGAGAAAATACCGAAAGGCAAATTATATATCGTAAAATCAGAGTTCTCAGGGATATTGAACCAAGTATCAAGTTTTTTCATGAAAGTATTTTAATTTTTATCCAACCAAGATTGATAGTATTTACCATCATCAATTTTCATGGCATTCTCAGTTAGTTGTAAAGGCTTGAACGTATCTATCATTACGGCCAATTCTTCGGTCTTCTTTTTTCCTATACTTGCTTCATAAGTTCCTGGGTGCGGCCCGTGAGGGATGCCCGCAGGATGTAAAGAAATATAACCAGGACCAATTCCAGTCCTACTCATAAAATCCCCATCAACATAATACAGCATTTCGTCCGAATCTATGTTGGAATGGTTATACGGTGCCGGAATGGATTTGGGATGGTAGTCGTACAATCGTGGACAAAAAGAACATATGACGAAAGCTCCTGTTTCAAAAGTTTGATGTACGGGTGGCGGTTGGTGAACACGCCCTGTTATAGGTTCAAAATTGTGAATGGAGAAGCCGTAGGGAAAATTATAGCCGTCCCAACCCACAACATCAAAAGGGTGAGTAGCATAAACCAAATGGTGCAACATCCCTTGTTTTTTAATTTTCATCAGAAACTCTCCCTTTTCGTCATGGGTCTGCAGATCTTGCGGTAATTTATAATCCCGCTCGCAAAAAGGTGAATGTTCCAACAACTGTCCAAACCAATTCCGATATCGCTTAGGAGTATAAATAGGGTGAAAAGACTCTGCGTAAAGAATACGATTGTCTTCAGTATCAAACTCGATTTGATAAATCATTCCTCTTGGAATGATTAAGTAGTCCCCATATTCAAAAGGTATATTTCCTAAAAAGGTCTTCAACGTACCTGTACCCCTATGGATGAACAACATTTCATCTGCATCGGAATTCTTATAGAAATATTCGGTCATTGACTTTTTAGGAGCCGCCAGACCGATATGCACATCGCTATTAACCATCATCGGCTCCCTAGATTCTAAAAAATCATCCTTAGGAGCTACATCAAAACCAATGAGTTTGCGTGAAGTTATATTATTTTCCACCGCAATCTTGGGACGCACGTCAACAGCCTTCTTAATCTCCTTTACTTGTGTGGGTCTATGAACGTGATAGGACAAAGAGGACATTCCGTCAAAACCAATGGTACCAAATAGTTGTTCGTAGTATAAACTACCGTCAGGTTTTTCAAACTGGGTATGTCTTTTCTGTGGAAATTTTCCGAGTTTATGATATATAGGCATCTTCTTTTTCTTAAGGGTTATAAGTTATGAGATACTCATCAAATTTTCTTAACGCAAACCTCATTAGTTTTAACTGAATTAGTGTAATGTACCTCTTAACTCTTGCTCTCTTTCAATAGCTTCAAAAAGTGCTTTAAAGTTACCTTTCCCGAAGGATTGGGCACCTTTTCTTTGAATAATTTCAAAGAACATGGTTGGTCTTGGCTCTATGGGACGTGTAAAAATCTGTAACAAATAGCCTTCGTCATCACGATCTACCAAAATACCTAATTCTTTTAAAGGTGCAATGTCTTCATCTATTTCCCCAACACGATCTAAAACAACGTCATAGTAGGTGTCTGGCACCCTCAAAAACTCTATCCCCCTGCTCTTTAAATCACGGACCGTTTGGATGATATCATCCGTGGCAACGGCAATATGCTGCACACCTTCGCCTTCGTAAAAATCCAAATACTCTTCAACCTGAGATTTTTTGGCACCTTCGGCCGGCTCATTAATCGGAAATTTAATACGGCCATTTCCATTGCTCATAACCTTACTCATTAGTGCAGTATATTCTGTAGAAATATCCTTATCATCAAAAGAAAGAATATTTACAAACCCCATCACGTTTTCGTAAAAATCTACCCAATGGTTCATACGGTTCCAACCTACATTACCCACCATATGATCTACATATTTCAATCCCACTGAATCCGGGTTATAATCTGGTGTTTCCCAAGCAGTATAACCTGGCAAAAAGATTCCGTTGTAGTCTTTACGCTCTACAAAGATATGAACGGTCTCTCCATACGTATAGATACCGGCACGTACTACTTTTCCGTTTTCGTCCTTTTCCGTAACTGGTTCCATATATGATTTGGCCCCTTTACTTATGGCAGTTTCATAGGCATAAGTCGCATCATCAACCCACAGGGCGACGACTTTAACACCGTCTCCATGTTTATCAATATGTTTTCCGATTACTGTTCCACTTTTTAGAGGAGAAGTCAATACCAATCGTATCTTATCCTGTATGACCACGTAACTTTCGCGATCCTTTAATCCAGTTTGTAAACCGGCGTAAGCATAGGATTGAAAACCAAAAGCAGCTTTGTAGAAGTGTGCGGCCTGTTTTGAATTACCAACATACAATTCTATATAGTCCGTTCCATTTATAGGCATAAAATCTTTTGCATTTTTATGCAATTTGGGTAAGGTAGTAGTAGCCATAATATTGTCTTTTTTATTTATTGTTGCATATGCAACAAATATATTGAATTTTTATATAAGTTATTAAATTAAATCGCTATTTAACAAGTCCTTCAGTGCGTTTAACATAGCCTCATTTGCCGCTCTAGTTCCAAACGATATGCGGACTTTTCCAGGAGCCCCAAAAACTCCTACAGGTCTAACCATAATACCTTTTTGTTCCATGAAGGCAGTGAATTCCAAATCCTGTATTGGCGGGTCTATCAAAACGAAGTTACCTTCCGTCGGCCAAAATTTTATTCCCAACTCCCGTAGTCCTTCCAATACAAATTTTCTTTCTGTACGTACCAAATCTACTGTACGATTTACAAAATCAGTATCTCTTAGGGCAGCGATAGCTCCTTCAAGGGCTAAAGAGGATAACAAAAAGGGTTTGCAGACTTTACGAACGTAGTTGCTAATCTGCAAAGTAGAATAACAGTATCCTACCCTAAGTCCGGCAAGTCCGTAAGTCTTGGAAAAACTATTGATAGCTATAATGTTATAACCCTTGAGTACAAAAGGCAAGGCCGAGGTATAATCGGCAGCTTCCGCAAAATGACGGTAGACCTCATCGTAGACTACGATTACACTTGAGGGCAATCTTTCTAAAAAATCGTGAAGTTTATTCTTGGGTATGTAATTTCCAGACGGATTGTTAGGTGAGGCTAAAAAAATCAATTTGGTCCGCTGGGTCACCGTTTCCAAAA
This sequence is a window from Maribacter aestuarii. Protein-coding genes within it:
- the fahA gene encoding fumarylacetoacetase; translation: MKKLDTWFNIPENSDFTIYNLPFGIFSTENSSPRAGVAIGDSILDLAALAEKEIIAVSPSVLKQETLNEFIALGKHITKNVRLDVQSLLVQKDSPLKDLPELFIPQDKAQMHLPVHIGDYTDFYSSIEHATNVGKMFRDPENALLPNWRHIPVGYHGRASSIVVSGTPIKRPKGQILPKNASAPVFEASSKLDFELEMGFITAKNTNLGESVSTSQADDYIFGLVLFNDWSARDIQKWEYVPLGPFLGKSFGSSMSPWIVTLEALEPFKVAGPIQEPEVLPYLKYEGEKNYDIVLEVTIVPKDGDEQTVSTSNYKYMYWNMAQQLAHHTINGCNINIGDVMASGTISGKDETSYGSMLEISWGGSKPVTLKDGSKRTFIEDYDTVIMRGFAEKDGVRVGFGEVSGQILPNN
- a CDS encoding homogentisate 1,2-dioxygenase codes for the protein MPIYHKLGKFPQKRHTQFEKPDGSLYYEQLFGTIGFDGMSSLSYHVHRPTQVKEIKKAVDVRPKIAVENNITSRKLIGFDVAPKDDFLESREPMMVNSDVHIGLAAPKKSMTEYFYKNSDADEMLFIHRGTGTLKTFLGNIPFEYGDYLIIPRGMIYQIEFDTEDNRILYAESFHPIYTPKRYRNWFGQLLEHSPFCERDYKLPQDLQTHDEKGEFLMKIKKQGMLHHLVYATHPFDVVGWDGYNFPYGFSIHNFEPITGRVHQPPPVHQTFETGAFVICSFCPRLYDYHPKSIPAPYNHSNIDSDEMLYYVDGDFMSRTGIGPGYISLHPAGIPHGPHPGTYEASIGKKKTEELAVMIDTFKPLQLTENAMKIDDGKYYQSWLDKN
- the hppD gene encoding 4-hydroxyphenylpyruvate dioxygenase, with product MATTTLPKLHKNAKDFMPINGTDYIELYVGNSKQAAHFYKAAFGFQSYAYAGLQTGLKDRESYVVIQDKIRLVLTSPLKSGTVIGKHIDKHGDGVKVVALWVDDATYAYETAISKGAKSYMEPVTEKDENGKVVRAGIYTYGETVHIFVERKDYNGIFLPGYTAWETPDYNPDSVGLKYVDHMVGNVGWNRMNHWVDFYENVMGFVNILSFDDKDISTEYTALMSKVMSNGNGRIKFPINEPAEGAKKSQVEEYLDFYEGEGVQHIAVATDDIIQTVRDLKSRGIEFLRVPDTYYDVVLDRVGEIDEDIAPLKELGILVDRDDEGYLLQIFTRPIEPRPTMFFEIIQRKGAQSFGKGNFKALFEAIEREQELRGTLH
- a CDS encoding pyridoxal phosphate-dependent aminotransferase, which translates into the protein MSKILALLNMVKQQGLHSDFFKTYIQEDSTYKGGSKKIVMPEGVEVHKLSSNENPLGFSEKAKEAINKATNELSLYPDNTDIRLREALVIDFNEQLTVDHFVTANSGSEIIDIISKVFLSDGDEIIVSQPCFLPYTAFTRWMGARAINVPMTADFDYDLDAILETVTQRTKLIFLASPNNPSGNYIPKNKLHDFLERLPSSVIVVYDEVYRHFAEAADYTSALPFVLKGYNIIAINSFSKTYGLAGLRVGYCYSTLQISNYVRKVCKPFLLSSLALEGAIAALRDTDFVNRTVDLVRTERKFVLEGLRELGIKFWPTEGNFVLIDPPIQDLEFTAFMEQKGIMVRPVGVFGAPGKVRISFGTRAANEAMLNALKDLLNSDLI